The DNA segment TTACCTGCTCGCGTTCGCGTACGTCCGCCCGCTCGCGCTCGCGAACTTCGCCCGCGAGGGTCGGCTGAGGGCGGCGTTCGACCTCGAAACGCTCCGAGCCGCCGGGCTCTCGAGGGCGTACGCGCTCGCCTGGCTGCTGGCAGTGCCCGTCTGGTTCGTCGGGGGCGCCCTCGAGGGGACGTTCTCGTTCGTACTGGTGGGCTTCTTCGTCGGCTTCTACGCCGACGTAGTCAGGTACTACCTCTACGCGCGCGGACTCCGGACGGCGCTCGACGGGGCCGATCCGACGCCGGCGGAGGACGAACCGGCGGGACCGGCTCGCCGGCCCGTTTCCCGTACGGTGCTTCCCGAGCTCGAGGAACCGGAGACGTTCGCCGCCCGGACCCGCTCGGTCGACCACGAACGAGGGTGGACCGACTGGGAAACCGACCGACGGGACTGAACGCCGATGCGCGAACTCCTTCGCTATCCGACCCGGGGTGAGCACGCCGAGGAGGCGCTGCTGGTCGGCTGGATCTGTCTGTTCGCCCACTCCCAGTTCCTCCCGGTGCTCCCGCTGGTTCCCGCGATCGGTTATCTGGTCCTGATACTGCGCTCGACCCTCGACGGCGAGGCGACCCCGCCCGCCGTGCCGTGGGCGATCGTTCGGCGAGGTGCGGTCGGCTCGCTCCTCCTGACCGGCTACGGCCTGGTCCCGGTCGTCGTCGGCGCGATCACGCTCGAACTCGCGGGGAGCGCGACGCTCGATCCGGAGGCCGGCGACTCGCTGTTCTTCCTGGCCGGGTCGACCGTGACGCTGTTCGTGCTGCTGGGTTTCCTCTACGTCATCCCGATCGCGCTCTGTGGCTACGCCCGCGAGGGGATCGGCGGAGCACTTCCGGGTTGGAGGTTCACGAGGATCGCCGGCCACGGCGCCTACTTCGTCGGCTGGACGGCCTCGTTGGTCGGCCTCGCAATCGGCTGGCTGCTCGGCGAGGCGATCGTCTCGCTGCCGGTTCTCGGACCCGTCCTCGTGGCGCTCTGGTGGTGGTACGTCCCGCTCGTCTGTGCGCGT comes from the Halalkalicoccus sp. CG83 genome and includes:
- a CDS encoding DUF4013 domain-containing protein, coding for MLGDALEYPTRGEDAPTTVLVGGLLPLFAVLIGVVGLLLSVLLVGLVLLPLAAVPGIVLLGYYVAVLRAVGDGEGNPPRFRGWRRLLLDGLRHLAITVVYAVPLVLLLGLFLGVVAAGGAASSDAAEVAVSLAAVVVGGLTVCYLLAFAYVRPLALANFAREGRLRAAFDLETLRAAGLSRAYALAWLLAVPVWFVGGALEGTFSFVLVGFFVGFYADVVRYYLYARGLRTALDGADPTPAEDEPAGPARRPVSRTVLPELEEPETFAARTRSVDHERGWTDWETDRRD
- a CDS encoding DUF4013 domain-containing protein, whose product is MRELLRYPTRGEHAEEALLVGWICLFAHSQFLPVLPLVPAIGYLVLILRSTLDGEATPPAVPWAIVRRGAVGSLLLTGYGLVPVVVGAITLELAGSATLDPEAGDSLFFLAGSTVTLFVLLGFLYVIPIALCGYAREGIGGALPGWRFTRIAGHGAYFVGWTASLVGLAIGWLLGEAIVSLPVLGPVLVALWWWYVPLVCARRIGLAYAATW